The Ahaetulla prasina isolate Xishuangbanna chromosome 4, ASM2864084v1, whole genome shotgun sequence genome has a window encoding:
- the LOC131197478 gene encoding thialysine N-epsilon-acetyltransferase-like: MECFIRPATSKDCEVLMSFIKEIAEYHNLLHEVSINAEDLRADGFGQDPFFKCLMAELPPENSSKPGRPIGYALYYKGYCVNHGKIVYLENVYVVPEFRDKGIGKQLLVKLAEVALAAGCTGMKFSTMESNQRAKRLYLRLGAQDTTESLAWHCMEFNKEGLQRLVQGGRAS; encoded by the exons ATGGAGTGTTTCATCCGGCCGGCCACCAGCAAGGACTGTGAGGTGCTCATGAGCTTCATAAAG GAAATTGCGGAATATCATAATTTATTGCACGAGGTCTCGATCAACGCGGAAG ATTTGAGAGCAGATGGCTTTGGCCAAGATCCCTTCTTCAAATGTCTCATGGCTGAACTGCCCCCCGAAAACTCCTCCAAGCCGG GGCGCCCGATCGGCTACGCCTTGTACTACAAGGGCTACTGCGTCAACCACGGAAAAATTGTATATTTGGAAAATGTCTACGTGGTACCGGAATTTCGGG ATAAAGGAATCGGAAAGCAGTTGCTGGTGAAACTTGCCGAA GTGGCGCTGGCCGCCGGTTGCACGGGCATGAAATTTAGCACCATGGAGAGCAACCAGCGAGCGAAGAGGTTGTACCTGCGGCTCGGAGCCCAAGACACCACCGAGTCCTTGGCCTGGCACTGCATGGAGTTTAACAAAGAGGGCCTGCAGAGGCTCGTCCAGGGCGGGCGGGCATCGTGA